A window of Streptomyces sp. NBC_01224 genomic DNA:
GGAGATGAAGTCCGCGAGCGCGGCGTGCGGTTGATTGGTGGCGAGGTAGTAGTGGCCGCGGGCGTGGAGGTAGTGCAGCCCGTAGCGGCTCTGGAACATGCCGTCGGTCGCTGAGTACGTGAGGTGTCTCGCGGCTTCCGCGTAGTCGCCCATCCTGGTCGAGGCAAGGATGAGGCTGCCCAGCGGAAAGCCGATCGCGACGCCCCACGCCTGGGGCGGCAGCCGGGTCAGTGCCTGCCGGGCGTGTCCGGCGCCCGCTGCCAGGTCGCCCTGCCTGACAGCGATCTCCGCACGCGTCGCGGAAGCCATCGCCGACCAGAGGGGGGCCTCCCGTGAACCCGCCTCGGCCAGGAGGCGTTCGCACTGGTCGGCCGCGCTGCGCAGGCGTCCCGCGCAGATCAGGACGAGCAGGGCCAGCTGTACGGCTTCCTCGGTCCAGGGCGACGTACGGCCCAGGCCGAGGCCGTCGAGGACCCGTTCCGCACGGTCTGCGGCCGGCTCGCCGGGCCCGTGGGTGAACAGCCCCGCCAGTTCGGCTGCCGACCGCAGCCACGGGTCGCCGCGAGGGTCGGCAAGTGTGGGGGATCCGTCATCGGCCGGGACGGACCCCTGGTGTCTGCGGGCGAGCTGAGGATGGGTGGCGGCGAGCCACAGTTCGGTGTTCCGGGACGGTGCGGCCTGTGGGGCCTCACCCGTTTTGGACCGGGCGCTGCGGATCCGTTCGAGAACGGTCTCCGCCTCGCCCGTACGGCCGTGCCAGAGCAGGTGCCGGAGCAGGATCAGCAGGTCGCCGTGGTCCAGTTGGCCGGTGCGCGCCGCCGCGGCCAGCGGGGTGAGATGGCGCGCGGCCGCGGAGGGGTTGAGTTCCCATTCGGCCTGGGTCAGCCGCGCTCTGATGCCCGGCCGGTCCTGCTCGTTGCCGCAGGACCTGTGGGCGAGTGCGAGGCATTCCGTCGCGAGCCGGATCCTGCCCCCGAACAGTGCCTGGTCGGCGGCCTCCAGCAGCACCCGGACCGCCCACGGGCCCTGGGTGTGCTTGGACTCCACCAGGTGGCGGGCGACAGTCATGGCGGGTGCGCCCCGCGCGTGCATGAGCTGCGCGGCGCGGCGGTGCAGGGCCGCCCGATCCGGGGCCTGCAGGCTGTCGAGGATGGTCGAGCGGGCCACAGGGTGCCGGAACACGCCGTTGTTCGTCAGACCGGCCGCTTCCATGTCGTGGAGGGCGCGGCCGACCGCCTCCGTGTCGGCTCCGGCCAGTTGGGCCAGCTCCTTCACGGCTCCCTCCTCATCGAGGACCGCCAGGGCGCGCGCCACGTGCGCGACGCCGGGATTGTCCCGGTACAAGCAGTTGAGCAGGGCCAGCCCGTAGCCCTGTGCCCGTGCCTCACCAGCGATGTGGTGATCCTCGATGAGGGCGTGCAGAAGCAGGGGGTTGCCGCCGCTGACCCGGAAGAAGTCGTCCACGTCCCACGTGCTGGTCCGGCCCTCCGGCCGCTGTGGCGAGGCGAAGTCCTCCAGTTCGGGAGAGCGGCCGGAGGGCCGGCCGCGGAGCACCTCGGCGACGCCCGCCCGGGTGAGCGGTGCCAGGCGCAGCCGGTGGAACTGCGACTGGCGTCGCAGTTCGGCGCGGAACGGGGAGTGCTGCGCTCCGAGTTCCGCGTCCTCGGTCAGGACCGCCATGATCCGCGCCGATCCGATCCTGCGCACGATGTGGAGCAGGCAGTGCAAAGACGAGATGTCGGCATGCTGAACGTCGTCGACGGCTATCAGCACCGGTGTTTCCGCGGCCAGGTCGAGCAGGACGACGCCGAGGCCCTGGAAGATCTGGACGGCTTCCGGTTCGACGGTGTCGTGGTGGGTTCGGGGCAGAGCGTCCGAGGACACTCCTTCCTTCAGCAGCTGAGCGGCCCGGTCGGCGATGTCCAGGGGCAGGCTGGCGCTCTGCAGCAGCTGGGTCAGGACTCCCAAGGGCAGGGTGCGCTCCGCGCGCGAGCAGGTAGCACGGAGCACGACGACGTCCGACGAGGCGCGCTCGGTGAATACGCGCAGAAGCTCGGTCTTGCCCGTGGTGACGGGGCCGTCGAGCACGACGACATGCCCCCGTCTCCCGCGGCATTCGTCCAGCAGCCCGTCCAGATACCGCACATGCTCGTCACGCTCGACCAAACGCACCCTTCCACCCCTGCCCTTGCACGCTTACTGCTGTCCCGGCGCGGCCCGCATCCGGGTGATGTTCAGATCGTCGGTTTGTGCGCGACCGCAATAACGTAATCGATGGTGTCCAGCTCCTTCTTCAGCAGTTCCTGGTCACTCCAGTTCTGGCTTATTCCCTTGTACTGGGTGGGCGTGACCAGTTCCTTGTACTCAGGGCTCTTGATCTTCGTCACCATGAACGTGCGGTACTGCTCCCACACCCGGTCCCTGATGGAATCGATTCGGTTCTCCTCGAATCCGGCTTCGGCCAGCTTGTCGGCGTAGACCCCCGAGGTGTACCAGTTCTCCTCGTCGTAACTGAGGAGGATCCAGCTGAGCGCGCGGGACTTGAGTTCCTTGCGTACGACCGCGTCGTGGGTCGGAAGGACGTCCGCGACGGCAAGTACACCGCCGGGGCGCAGGACCCGGAATGCTTCCTTGAAGAATGCGCTGCGCGGGTAGAAGTGAAATGCGGATTCAAGGGCGACGACCCGGTCGAACGTGTTGTCCGGGAAGGGAATGTCGGTGGCGGATCCCTGCTGGAATTCGAGTCGGTCCTCGAGCCCTTCCGCCTTGGCGCGGGCCTGGGCGGCCTCGATCTGGTGCGGGGTGATGTTCAGGCCGTGGATCTTCTTGGGCTGCCGGTTGCGGATCCAGGAGAAGTCCTGATCGCCGTAGCCGAACCCGAGGTCGAGCACGGTGTCACCGGCCTGGATGCCGGCGGCGTCACCCAGCCGGGTGGCGAGCTCCTCCGCGGCCTCGTCCAGGCTGACGCATCCGTCGTTCCAGTAACCGAAGTTGCAGTACGTGGTGGTGCGGTCGACGAACTCGAAGCTGGGTGGCATGAACTGGTAGAGGCGCCGGGTCCGCTTGACGGGGTCGCCCGTCGAGATCATCTGGATGAGCTTTCCGAACTGCTTGGCTGCTTCCAACATGGGAGGTCTGCCTTTCGTGGGGCGGAGGTTCAGGTAGTGGTTCGGCCGAGCCGGTGACGCAGGTCGTCGATGAGCCCGACCAGATCGTCGGGGCTGTGGGCGGCACCGAAGAGGTAGAAGTCCGGGCGTACGAGCATGCCGATCGCACCGGCAGGTCCTGGGCCGGGCAGCCCGGCCAGGTAGGACAGATAGAGGCCCTCGGCATCGACGACCGCGTACTCCCCCGCCTTCTCCGGCGCGGTCCCCGCAGGCAGTACCTGCACGAGGTGGCAGCCGAGGGTGTCGAGGAAGTCCAGATCGGAGGTGCCGAGGAACAGGCGCGGGTCCTCGGCGCAGAGCAGGACGAAACCGGTACCGACGATGTCGTCGAGGAGTCCCCTGACGCCGCCGCGTACCACTTCCGCCTGCGGGACGAGCTGGCCGGCCGACCGCGCGGTCCCGTCGGCCGAGGCTGCGCCGGTGCGCAGGAACCCCTCGCCGAGGGAGTCGGCCAGCGAGGGCCCGTCCGGGGCGGCCTGGTCCCGACCACCCTTGGCGCGCATGCGGGCGGCGAGCATGAAGGCGTCGCGCCCGGCCGCGGCGGCGCGGTCGGTCTGGCAGATGACGTTGCCCAGCGCGATCGACGTCTCGATGGCCGGCCGTACGTGTGCGCTGCGTTCGACGGTGTAGGTGTCGAGCAGGTCCTCGCCTGCCCGGCCGCCCAGGACGAGGTCCAGCTTCCACGCGAGGTTGGCGGCGTCGCGGAAGCCCGAGCACATGCCCTGCCCGACGAAGGGCGGCATGACGTGCGCGGCGTCGCCCGCGACCAGCAGCCTTCCGGAGCGCCACTGGTCCGCGCAGGTGCCCTGCGTGGTGTAGACGGCGTGCCGTTCCAGGGTGGCGTTGTCCGGGGTGAGGTCGAAGAGCCCCAGCAGCCGCCACACGGTCGTCTCGTGCCCGAGCTCCTCGACCGTCTCGCCGGGCATCCGCATGAACTCCCAGCGCCGGTGGCCGGGACCCGCGGAGACCGCGGTCCTGGGCCGGGCGGGGTCGCAGATCTGCAGGTTGTTGGGCGTGTACTCGCGTTTGTCGTGGGTCACGACGTCGCAGATCAGCCAGTCGTGAGAGAAACCGTAGTCGGTGACCGTCGTCCCGATGTGCCGGCCGACGAAGCTGTTGGCGCCGTCGCAGCCTATGACCCAGCGGGCCCCGTACGTGTGCCGGTTGCCGTCCGCGTCCTCCGCGACGACCTCCACCCGGTCCTCGTAGCTGGTCAGCTCGACCGCCGTCCGGCCGCGGTGCACGGTGACACCGGGCAGTTCCGCTCCGCGTGCGACGAGGGCGGCCTCCAGGCCGGGCTGGTACATCGACGTGGACTCGGGCCAGCCCGACGGGCTCTTCCCCGGCACCTCCATATGGATCAGGGTCTGCCCGCGGGCGTTCTCCCAAACGTACTCGCCGGTGGGTTCCCGGACACCCTCGAGGCGGTCGGCGACACCCACGGCGGCGAGGATGCGGGCCGCCTCGCCGTCGTACGCGACGGCGCGGGGCATCGGGTAGGGCTGCGGCCAGCGCTCGACCACCGTGACCGTGCGGCCGCGCTGGGCCAGCAGGATCGCCGCCAGCTGGCCCACCGGACCATATCCGACGATCAGCACATCGGAGTTCACCACGTCTGTATCTCCCTGAACGCTGCTGCGGGGACCCGAACGGTGTTCAGGACGACCCCAGTTCCTTGTCGATGAGCCCGAAGATCTCGTCGTCGGAGGCCGTATCGAAGTCGAATTCGTCCTCCTCGTCATCGATGCGGCCCGCAGACCCCCAGGAGGCGGTCAGTGACTCCAGTCGCGACAGCCGCGACATGAGATCCGCCCGCAGCTCCTCGTCGGGGTCCGCGTGCGCGAACGCCGCTTCCAGCCGGTCCAGTTCAGCGGTCAGTACCAGCGGCTGCGAGCCCGCGGCCGGCGCGCCGGTCCGTTCCGGGCGGAGCCGCTCGGCCAGGCGGCCGGCCAGCGCCAGGGGGGTCGGGTAGTCGAAGATCAGCGTGGCCGGCAGCCGGACTCCGGTGGCGCCGACGAGCCGGTTGCGGAGCTCCACCGCCGTCAGGGAGTCGAATCCGACATCCTTGAACGCCTGCTCGGATTCGATGGTCCCCGCGGAGCCGTGACCGAGCACGGTCGCCGCCTCGGCACGCACCATCTCCAGCAGCTCTGCCGCCCGCTCCGCCTCGTTCAGGCCGGCCAGCTCCTGTGCAGGTATCCGTACCGCGTCGGACGCTGCACCGCGCGAGCTCTTGCGGGTGACGCGCATCAGGCCGCGCAGCAGCGGAGGTACGCCCGTGGCATCCGTGCCGGCCGCGCCGAGGTCGAGCTTGGCGGGCATCAGCTTCGCGTGTCCCAGGCGCAGTGCGATGTCCAGCAGCTCCATGGCCTCCCGTGAATCCAGGGCGTCCATGCCGCCGCGCCGGCCGCGTTCCTGCTCCGCACTGCCGAGGCCACCGGTCATGGCGGACGCCTGGGCCCACAACCCCCAGGCAAGGGACGTCGCGGGCAGCCCCTTGGCGTGCCGGTACTGGGCCAGCGCGTCCAGAGAGGCGTTGGACGCCGCGTAGTTGGCCTGGCCCGGTGTGCCGAGGAGGCCGGAGGCCGACGAGAACAGCATGAAGACGGCCAGGTCGGCGTCCCGGGTCAGGTCGTGCAGGTGCCAGGCCGCGTCGGCCTTGGGGCGCAGCACGGTGTCCAGGCGCTCGGGGGTGAGCGCCGTGAGCACACCGTCGTCCAGCACACCCGCGGCATGGACCACGCCGGTGAGGGGCCGTTCGGCCGGGATCGCGTCGAGAACGGCCGCGAGCGCCCCACGGTCGGCGACGTCGCAGGCGGCGAACGTCACACGCGCGCCCAGTCCGGCCAGTTCGGCGTCGAGAGCCCGGGCCCCGGAGCTTTCGCCGCCGCTGCGGCTGACCAGTACAACGCTGCGTACTCCGTGCTGGGCGACCAGGTGCCGGGCGACCAGTCCGCCCAGGGTTCCGGTACCGCCCGTGATCAGTACGGTGCCGTCCGGGTCCAGCGGCCGTCCCGCGGCCGGCGTGTCGGAGGGGACACGCGCCAGCCTGGGCACCCGTGCCTCACCGGCCCGGATGGCGAGCTGCGCCTCCCCCGAGGCGACGGCCCGCGGGAGGGCGCGCCGGGAGTCCTCGTCGGCGTCGATGTCGACGAGCACGATGCGGTCCGGGTTCTCCGACTGAGCGGCGCGCACCATGCCCCACACGGCGGCGGCCGCCGGGTCGCTACCGGGCAGGCACGCTTCGCGGGTGAGCACCACCAGCCGTGCGGAGGGGGGCCGGTCCTCGTCCAGCCAGGACCTCACGGCGTGCAGGGCACGCCCCAGCAGGTCCCGCACCCGGGCAGGGCCCTCGGCCGTCGGCGTGTCCGTGAGGTCGGCGTACTCCAGCCGCTGGGACGGATCCTGGCGTTCGGGCAGCGTCACGGTGGGCCAGTCGAGGTGGAACAGCCGGTCGTACGCCACAGGCCCTGTGTGCAGCTGGTCGGCGGAGACCGGGCGGAAGACCAGGGACTCGACGGACATCACCGGTACGCCGTCCGTGTCGGTGGCCTCCAGGGCGAAGGCGTCCGGGCCTGCCGGGGTCACCTTGACGCGCAGTGCGCAGGCGCCCGAGGCGTGCAGGGTGACTCCGGTCCACGCGAACGGCAGGAGGATCCTTCCCTGTCCCATGCCGGCCAGCGCGCCGAAGCTCGCGGCGTGCAGCGCCGCGTCCAGCAGGGCGGGGTGGAGTCCGAACTGCCGGGCGTCGTCCTCGTACTCCTTGGACAGGGCGACCTCGGCGAAGATCTCCTCACCGCGGGTCCACACGGATCGCAGGCCGCGGAAGGACGGACCGTAGGCGTAGCCCGCCTCCGCCATGGAGGGGTAGAAGCCGTCGGAGTCGACGCGTTTGGCGCCTTCGGGCGGCCACACCCCGGACACGGGCAGGGGTGCCGTACCGCCCGCGGCGAGCAGGCCGCTCGCGTGTCTGGTCCAGGGGGCATCGGGTTCCGCGCCGGCGGGGCGGGAGTGGATTCCCACGGGGCGGCGGCCGGTCGCGTCCGGCGCGGCGACGGCGACCTGCAGCTGTACGGCCGCGTGGTCGGGCAGGACGAGAGGGGCTTCGATGACGAGTTCGTCGAGCACCGGGCACCCGGCCTCGTCGCCCGCCCGTACGACCGCTTCCACCAGCGCGGTGCCCGGCACCAGGACCTGCCCGCCCACCGCGTGGTCGGCGAGCCAGCCGTGAGTGGCCACGGACAGCCTGCCGGTGGCGAGTACCCCGTCGCTGTCCGGCAGCGTGACGGTGCCGCGCAGCAGCGGGTGACCGGCGTCGGTGAGACCCGCCGCGCCCGCGTCCGGCGTGGCACCGGCCGGGTCGAGCCAGTAGCGCCGGCGCTGGAAGGCGTACGTGGGAAGGTCGACCTTCCGTGAGCCGCTGCCCTCGAACAGGGCGGTCCAGTCCACCGGGACGCCCCGCACGTGGAGCCGTGCGAGCGCGGAGACGACCGCTTGCGGTTCGGGCCTGTCGCGTCGCAGGGTCGGGACAGCGGCGATGGTTTCCGCGACGTCGCTGAGGCAGTCCTGCACCATCGCGGTGAGGACACCGCCGGGGCCGAGTTCCAGGAAGGTGCCGACGCCTCGGCTGTGCAAGGTGCGTACCGCATCGTGGAACCGCACCGGCCGCCGCACCTGGTCGGTCCAGTAGTCCGGGCGGCACAGGACGTCGGCTCCGGCCGCTTCCGGGGTGCTGGTCGATACGACGGGGATGCGGGGCGCCCGGAGGTCGAGTCCTTCCACCACCGCGCGGAACGCGTCGAGCATCGGGTCCATCAACGGGGAGTGGAAGGCGTGGCTGACCCGGAGCCTCCTGGTCTCCGTGCCGCGCGCGGTGAACTCCGCCGCGAGCTCCTGTACGGCCTGCTCGTCGCCGGAAACCACCACGGCGGACGGTCCGTTGACTGCCGCGATGCTCACCCGGTCCTCCAGGCCGGCGAGCACGGGCAGCACCTCGTCCTCGGACGCGGCAACGGCGATCATGGAACCGCCCGTGGGCAGGGCCTGCATGAGTGCCCCACGGGCGGCGACCAGCGTGCAGGCGTCGGCCAGCGAAAGCACCCCGGAGACGTGCGCGGCGGCGATCTCGCCGACCGAGTGTCCGGCGACGGCGTCGGGCCGTACGCCCCAGGACTCCATCAGGCGGAATAGGGCCACTTCGACGGTGAACAGGGCCGCCTGGGTCATCGCTGTCTGTTCCAGCGGCGCGGGGTCGGTTCCCAGGAGCACGCTGTGCAGGGGCCGTTCCAGGCGCGGATCGAGTTCCGCGCACACCGCGTCGAAGGCTTCGGTGAACGCCGGGTAGGCGTCGTACAGTTCACGCCCCATACCGAGGTGCTGCGCGCCCTGGCCGGTGAACAGGACGGCGGTCGGACCGCCGGCCCGTGTGCCCTGTACGAGGGTGGCGGCGCCCTCGCCGTGTGCCAGGGCGTGCAGCCCCGGCAGCAGTTCCTCGCCGTTCCGGGCCACGATGACCGCGCGGTGTTCCAGGTTCGACCGTGCGGTGAGGGAGTACGCGACGTCGACGGGGTCGGGCCCGTCAGGCCGCTCCAGGACGGCCACCAGGCGTTCGGCCTGCGCGGACAGTGCCTCCGGGGTGCGTGCGGCGAGCAGCCACGGCACGGCGGGCAGTGGCCTGCGCGCCTCGGCAGGGGCCGGTTCGCCGACGGGCGGCTGCTCCAGGATCACGTGCCCGTTGGTGCCGCTGATCCCGAAGGAAGACACTCCGGCCCGCCGGGGACGGTTCAGGTCGGGCCAGTCCCGGGCCTCGGTCAGCAGCTCCACGGCGCCCGATGCCCAGTCGATGTGCGGGGAGGGTTCGTCGATGTGCAGGGTGCGGGGCAGTACGCCGTGGCGCATCGCCATGACCATCTTGATCACGCCCGCCACACCGGCCGCGGCCTGTGTGTGACCGATGTTGGACTTCAGGGAGCCCAGCCACAGCGGCCGACCCTCGGGCCGGTTCTGGCCGTAGGCCGCCAGGACGGCGTGTGCCTCGATCGGGTCGCCCAGCGTCGTTCCCGTGCCGTGTGCCTCCACGACGTCCACATCGGGCGCGGTGAGGCCGGCATCGGCCAGGGCCTGGCGGATGACCCGCTGCTGGGACGTCCCGTTGGGGGCGGTCAGTCCGTTGCTCGCACCGTCCTGGTTGATCGCTGTGCCGCGCACCACGGCCAGGACGGGATGCCCCTTGCGGCGGGCGTCGGACAGCCTCTCGACCAGCAGGAGTCCGGCGCCCTCGGACCAGCCGGTGCCGTCCGCGGAGGCGGCGAAGGCGCGGCATCTGCCGTCCGTCGAGAGTCCGCGCTGGCGGGAGAACTCGACGAAGCCGTCAGGGGTGGCCATGACGGTCACTCCGCCCGCCATCGCCAGGTCGCATTCGCCCGAGCGCAGTGCCTGAGCGGCCATGTGGAGGGCGACCAGGGAGGAGGAGCAGGCGGTGTCCACCGTCACGGCGGGGCCTTCGAGGCCGAGGGTGTAGGCGACCCGGCCGGACAGCACACTGGACGCGTTGCCGGTGACGAAGTATCCCTCGGCTCCGCGCCGGGCCGGGCTCTGCCCCGTGCCGTAGTCCTGGTGCATGGCGCCGACGAAGACACCTGTCCGGCTGCCTTGCAGGGAGGCGGGGTCGATACCGGCCCGCTCCACCACCTCCCAGGCCGTCTCCAGGAGCACGCGCT
This region includes:
- a CDS encoding helix-turn-helix transcriptional regulator translates to MRLVERDEHVRYLDGLLDECRGRRGHVVVLDGPVTTGKTELLRVFTERASSDVVVLRATCSRAERTLPLGVLTQLLQSASLPLDIADRAAQLLKEGVSSDALPRTHHDTVEPEAVQIFQGLGVVLLDLAAETPVLIAVDDVQHADISSLHCLLHIVRRIGSARIMAVLTEDAELGAQHSPFRAELRRQSQFHRLRLAPLTRAGVAEVLRGRPSGRSPELEDFASPQRPEGRTSTWDVDDFFRVSGGNPLLLHALIEDHHIAGEARAQGYGLALLNCLYRDNPGVAHVARALAVLDEEGAVKELAQLAGADTEAVGRALHDMEAAGLTNNGVFRHPVARSTILDSLQAPDRAALHRRAAQLMHARGAPAMTVARHLVESKHTQGPWAVRVLLEAADQALFGGRIRLATECLALAHRSCGNEQDRPGIRARLTQAEWELNPSAAARHLTPLAAAARTGQLDHGDLLILLRHLLWHGRTGEAETVLERIRSARSKTGEAPQAAPSRNTELWLAATHPQLARRHQGSVPADDGSPTLADPRGDPWLRSAAELAGLFTHGPGEPAADRAERVLDGLGLGRTSPWTEEAVQLALLVLICAGRLRSAADQCERLLAEAGSREAPLWSAMASATRAEIAVRQGDLAAGAGHARQALTRLPPQAWGVAIGFPLGSLILASTRMGDYAEAARHLTYSATDGMFQSRYGLHYLHARGHYYLATNQPHAALADFISCGELMRTWDLDATALVPWRTGAAEAWLRLGNRDQAKRLIHDQLAGAGTDTPRIRGSALRLLAATGPTARRPDLLTEALDLLEDCGDRYEQARALVDLSRSYHQLEEYRRARMVFRRAWHVANLCDAGPLTKELLAATGDLSSPETASGSTEGITSLTGSERRVAALAVMGCTNREIASKLHITASTVEQHLTRVYRKLKVKRRKDLPVDLRSDVVKDERAQLDCG
- a CDS encoding SAM-dependent methyltransferase, whose protein sequence is MLEAAKQFGKLIQMISTGDPVKRTRRLYQFMPPSFEFVDRTTTYCNFGYWNDGCVSLDEAAEELATRLGDAAGIQAGDTVLDLGFGYGDQDFSWIRNRQPKKIHGLNITPHQIEAAQARAKAEGLEDRLEFQQGSATDIPFPDNTFDRVVALESAFHFYPRSAFFKEAFRVLRPGGVLAVADVLPTHDAVVRKELKSRALSWILLSYDEENWYTSGVYADKLAEAGFEENRIDSIRDRVWEQYRTFMVTKIKSPEYKELVTPTQYKGISQNWSDQELLKKELDTIDYVIAVAHKPTI
- the mhpA gene encoding bifunctional 3-(3-hydroxy-phenyl)propionate/3-hydroxycinnamic acid hydroxylase MhpA; this translates as MVNSDVLIVGYGPVGQLAAILLAQRGRTVTVVERWPQPYPMPRAVAYDGEAARILAAVGVADRLEGVREPTGEYVWENARGQTLIHMEVPGKSPSGWPESTSMYQPGLEAALVARGAELPGVTVHRGRTAVELTSYEDRVEVVAEDADGNRHTYGARWVIGCDGANSFVGRHIGTTVTDYGFSHDWLICDVVTHDKREYTPNNLQICDPARPRTAVSAGPGHRRWEFMRMPGETVEELGHETTVWRLLGLFDLTPDNATLERHAVYTTQGTCADQWRSGRLLVAGDAAHVMPPFVGQGMCSGFRDAANLAWKLDLVLGGRAGEDLLDTYTVERSAHVRPAIETSIALGNVICQTDRAAAAGRDAFMLAARMRAKGGRDQAAPDGPSLADSLGEGFLRTGAASADGTARSAGQLVPQAEVVRGGVRGLLDDIVGTGFVLLCAEDPRLFLGTSDLDFLDTLGCHLVQVLPAGTAPEKAGEYAVVDAEGLYLSYLAGLPGPGPAGAIGMLVRPDFYLFGAAHSPDDLVGLIDDLRHRLGRTTT